CCGCCTTCACCGGCGTGGTCGTGCGCCTCGGGCCCTTGGCGCTCTCCGGCCCTGAAGGGGTCTGGTGGCTGCCTCTGGCTGTCGAGCGGCGCACGCTCCTGCGGCCGATGGCTGCCCGCTGGCCGGCGGTGGGGGCGGTCCTGGGCGGGGTCGCCGGCGCGGCCGTCGCAGTCGCGACAGGGAGCCCGGCCATCGTGATCGTCGGGTCGGCCCTGCTCGGCGCCGCCTTCACGGTGGGCCTCGTCATCGCCGCCGGGATGACGCAGAGGGCCCCTGCCACGCACCGCGCTATCCGGGTCTCGGCTGATCTCACGCTTGCCGCGGTCCCGGTGACGGGCCTCGCCGTCGCGTTGGCCGGGGTTCCCGCTCCCGCGCCTGGTCCAGGGCTGGTGACGCCAGCGGTGGTCGCTGCTGCGGTCGCGGTTGCCCTGGCAGCGCGCTGGGAACGGGGACTGGACGCGGTGCCGGGCGCCCATCTGCGCGCGCGAGGCGTGGTCGCGGACGAGGCGCTCGTCGCGGTCCTCTCACTGGACCCCCGAGGGCTGGGCCGGGCGCTCGCCGTCCGCGAGGAGCGCAGCGGGCGGGCGAGGTCGTCATCGATGTCCTGGCTCGCGCGTGTGCCGCGCCGCGCACGCCCCGCGGCGGCTCTCGTCACGGCGGACGCGCTGCTGCTGATGCGCACCCCTCGGCACATCGCGCAGGTCATCCTCAGCGCGACGCTGCCAGGGTTGGCGCTGCTGGCCGCGAAGCCGAGCACCGTGGCCGTGTCAGCCACCGTACTGATCGGCGCGTACGTGGCTGCGCTCGCGGCGGCCGATGGCGCGCGGCAAGCGCACATGAGCCCGGTGCTCGATTCCGCCCTGCCCCTCAGCCATAGCGCCGTGCGGCTATTGCGGCTCGTCGCTCCGACGGTGGTGATGACGGGGTGGATGTCGGCGGTCACGGTGATGGTGGGGTGGCGCCACGGCGACCTGGCGGGGTGGGTGCTCCTGGGTCTGGCCTCGGCGCCCGTGTGGGCCGCCGCCGTGGTGCGGGCGGCTTACCGCCCGCTGCCCGACTTCACGGGGCCGCAGATCGACACGCCGCTGGGCCCGCTCCCACCGGGCGGCTCCGCCGCGATGATGCAGGGCCCGGATGTCGCGCTGGTCGGCGCCAGCCCGTGGGTGGTGGCGCTCCTCATCGGCGCCGTCCCGCCGTTCGTGCTGGTCCTTCAAGCAGTGCTGGCGGCCGCCGCGATCGCCCTCACGGCGCGTCCGAGGAGGACTGTCCCGCCGGGGCGTCGCTGACGGTGTCGGAGGCCCGCACCGCCTGCATCGCACGGCGGCCCGAGGGCGCCAGGACGGCGACCGCGAGCACCACGAGGGTCAGCCCGCCGGCCGCGATCAGCAGGGACTCGACGCGGAACCGGTCCGCGAGGGGCCCCAGCACCGCCATCCCGAACGGCATGGCGAGCGCCATGACGATGCCCACGATGCCGAAGACCCGGCCGTGGCGCTCCGGCTCGACCGTCTCTTGCAGGAGCGTCATCGAGGTGGTCGAGAAGAACGGCACCACCAGTCCCACCAGGAACATGAACCCGAAGAACACCCACATGTTCGTCGACAGGCCCATCGCGATCGACAACCCCCCGAACGCGAACGTGGCGCCCACGATCATGGCCATGCGGTTCTTCAGGCCGCCCCAGGCGGCGAGCAGCACCCCGCCCAGCGTCATGCCGATCGAGAACGCGAGCTCGGTGGCGGTGAGCTTCCAGACCTCCTCGCCGAAGGTGCGGACCACCATGAGCGGGGTGAGGTTCGACGGGGCAACGGCCAGCACGAACACCACGGCGTAGAACCCCAGCAGCCAGCGGACGAACGGGTGCCGGTGGACGTAGCGCAGCCCGTCGACCAGGTCGTCGAAGTAGCCGAGCTTCTCACCCGGGGCCAGATCGGCGCGCACCACCCGGCTGACGTGGATGAGGGCCAGCAGCCCGATCCCGATCGCCGCCGTGACGACGTCGATGAAGAAGATCGCCACGATCGACGCGCTGGCGTAGACGCCGGCGGCGACCGCCGGCGCGAGCAGCATCATGGCGGCCTGGATGGAGCCGTTGATCCCGTTGACCCGCATCAGCTTGGCGGTCGGGACCAGCTGCGGGATCAGCGCCGCGACGGCGGGCGTCTGGATGCCCGCCCCGATGGAGCGGACGGCCAGCGTCGCGTAGATCAGCCACAGGTCGTCGCTGCCCGCCACCATCAGCAGGGCCAGGGCCAGGGTGGTGAGCGCGATCGAGGCGTCGGCCGCCATGATCATGACCTTGCGGTTGAGTCGGTCGGCCCAGACCCCGGCGAAGACCGACACCACCGCCTGCGGCAGGAAGCCGAAGACGGCGGCGAGGGCCAGCACGCTCCCGGACTTCGTCTCGAGCGTGAGGTGCCACATGATCGCGTACTGCACCAGCATCGAGCCGAACAGCGAGATGGTCTGGCCGCCGAGGAACAGGGTGGCGTCTCGCCGCCAGCCGGGCTTGTCGGGCTCCGTGAGGCCGGGGGCCTCGTCGAGGGTCAGCGCGGCTCCTGTCGGGGCCTGGGTCCCGTCCACGGTCGGCGTCGGGTCGGCGTCGGGCGCGGGAGGGATCACCAGATCATCTTGGCGGGCGGCGCGGGCGGACGTCACGCGCTTTGGCGGACGCCCGCCCGCTGCCGCTCGCCGTCGTGAGGCGGCGCGGCGGCACTACGGCGTGGTGACGGACTCCCGCGGCTCAGCGTGCGGGTGGCGGCGCTCGAGGGCGGCGCCCTCCACGTCGACATCAGGCAGCAGGCGGTCGAGCCAGCGCGGCAGCCACCACGCCTTGTCGCCGGCCAGGTGCATGAGCGCCGGCACGAGGAGCATCCGGACGACGAACGCGTCGAGCAGCACGCCGAAGGCCAGCGCGAAGCCGATCGGCCGGATCATCGCGCTGTGGGAGAAGACGAACCCGCCGAACACCGAGACCATGATGATCGCCGCGGCGGTGACGACAGCCCGGCCGGCCCGTGCGCCCTCGACGATGGCGCGGCGCGCGGGCGCCCCGTGGGCGTACGCCTCCCGCATGCCCGAGCCGAGGAACAGCTGGTAGTCCATCGCCAGCCCGAACAGGATCCCGACCAGCAGCGTGGGCAGGAAGTTCAGGATCGGCCCGGGGGAGTCGACCCCGAACACGCCGCTGAGCCAGCCCCACTGGTAGATGGCCACGACCCCGCCCAGCGCGGCGAAGAAGGACAGGATGAACCCGAAGGTGGCGATCACCGGGACCAGGATCGAGCGGAACACGATGATCAGGATGATCAGCGAGAGCCCCACGACAACGCCCAGGTAGACCGGCAGCGCGCTGGACAGCTTGTCGGAGATGTCGATGTTGCCGCTGGCCTGCCCAGCCACCCCCAGCTCGACCTGGCCGTCGATGGGCGGCAGGTCGCGCAGCGCGTGCACCAGGTCCGCGGTGGACTCGGCGGTGGGGCCGTCGGCGGGGACCACCTGGAACGCCGCGAGCGACAAGTCCTCCGCGGCGCCGATCGGCGCGACCGCCACCACCCCGTCCTGTGCGAACAGCTCGTCGGCGACCTGCGCCTGGTAGGCCAGGGCCTGGTCCTCGGTGGTCCCCTCCGGCAGGTCGGCGACGACCAGCAGCGGCCCGTTCTGCCCGGCGCCGAACTTCTCCGCCACCGTCGAGTACGCCTGGTACTGCGTCGAGTCGGGCGCCTCCGAGGAGCCGTCGGGCAGGTTGAGCTGCAACGAGGTGGCGGGCAGCGCGACGACCACCAGCGCGCCGACGCAGGCGAGGGCCCGGAGCACGGCGCCCCGGGTGGACATCGGCGTCGCCGGGGCGGCCTGCGGGGTGGGGCCGGCGCCCGGGGCGTTGTGCGCGGCGCCCAGGCGGGCGCGCTCACGGCGGCTGAGGATGCGCATGCCGACGAGCGAGAGCAGCGCCGGCGTCAGGGTGATCGCGATGAGGACGGCGACCAGGATGCACCCGGCCGCGACGGTGCCCATGAGCCCCAGGAACGGGATGCCGGTGACGTTGAGCGCGAGCAGCGCGATGAGCACCGTGGCGCCCGCGAACACCACCGCGTTCCCCGAGGTGCCGTTCGCCAGCGCGATGGACTCCCGGACGTCGTAGCCCTGCTTGAGCTGGCGGCGGTGCCTGTTGATGATGAACAGCGAGTAGTCGATGCCCACGGCCAGGCCGAGCATCACCCCGAGGATGGGGGTCACCGACACCATGTCGACGACGCCCGAGAAGGACATCGCGGCGAGCACCCCGATGCCGACGCCGATCAGCGCGGTCAGCAGGGGGAGTCCTGCGCCGACCAGCGTCCCCAGCATGACCACCAGCACGATCGCGGCGACCACCAGGCCGACGATCTCGCCGACGCCGAGGAGCTCGGGCACCGCGGCGGTGAGCTCGGACGAGACGTCGGTCTCGACGCCGGGCACTGCGTCGCCCGGGAAGATGGCGGTGACGGCGTCCTTGGTCTCCTGGGTGACGGCCATCTGCTGCTCGGTGAACATCACGGTGGCGATCGCGGCGCTGCCGTCCTCGGAGACGGTGCGGATCTCGGACGCCATCTTGAGCAGCGACGCGCCTTGGGCCAGCTGGGCGGCCTGCGCGTCGAGCTCGGCGCGGCCGGCGTCGAGCGCCTCCTGCTGGGCGTCGATCGCGGCCTGCTGGGCGTCGAGCTGCGGTTGGGCCTGGGCGAGCATCCCGCCGACCTCGGCCTGGACGCGTGCCGCGTCGAGCTGGCCCTGGGCTGCGTCGAGCTGCGCCTGCCCGGCGTCGAGCTCCGCGCGGGCGGCGACGAGCTGGGCGGCCCCGCCGTCGATCTGCTGCTGCTGCTCGGCACGTTGCGCCTCGGTGGCGAACGGGTCGACCACGGTCTCGACGCCGTCGACCTGCGACGCCTCCGCGACCTTGGCGCTGATGGCCGCCTGCTGCTCCGGGGTGAGCGCCGAGCCGTCGTCGGTGCTGAACACGACGCTCCCGGTGCCGCCGGAGGCCTCGGGGAACGCGGTCTGCAGGCGTGCGGTGACCTCCTCGGTGGGGGTTCCGGGGATGGTGAAACTGCTGGCCAGGGTGCCCGCGCCGACCAGGTAGGCGGCGCCGACCCCGACGAGGACGACGAGCCAGGCGACGATGACCGTGCGGGCGCGTCGTGCGGCCGTGCGGCCGAGGCGGTACAGGAGCTCTGCCATGGGGGTCCTTCGCGAGGTGGTCGTGCGGGGGGCGGTGGGGGAGTCAGCGAGCGGGAGGCGGGCCGGCGCTGGAGCCGCGCGCCGTCTGGATGAGCCGATCCACCAGGGCGGACCAGACGGCGCGTGACTCCGGGTCGTCGCTCGCGCCCGTCTCGTCGGCCCATCGGCGCTGGATCACGGCCAGCCCGCCGATCAGCGACGCGATCAGCACGTCGACATCGAAAGGGTCCACCTCGGGGTGGCGCCGTGCCATCTGGGCGGAGAGCCGCTCGCTGACGTCCGAGGCGGCGCGCAGCATCAGCTGGGCCTGCCGCGGGGAGGTCCGCGCGCCACCGGCGCCGACGACGCGGGTCAGGTAGGACAGCGGGGTGACGAGATCCGCGCTGCGGAGCAGCTGGGCGAGCTCGTCGAGCAGCGTGGCGCCGTCGGGCGCGGGAGAGCCTTGCAGCCCGGAGGCGAAGTCGTCGACGGCGGGTCCCAGGACGTCCACGCACACCGCGGTGACGACGTCCTCCAACGACCCGAAGTGGTTGAACACGGTGCGCCGCGACACGTCGGCCCGTTCGGCGAGCTGCTCGACGGTGAAGGAGGTGCCGCCGGTCTCGCGGGTCAGGGCCGCCGCCGCCTCGACGATCGCACGGCGGTGGCGCTCCTTGAGCGCCGCGCGGCGGTCGGTGGGCGGCGCAGTCATGGGATGACCATAGGCGGGTAGTTGCACTCAGTGCAACGGCAACGGTGGACGCGCTGCCGCGAGCCCTCCGCGCTCCATGGTGGGACGCTGGAAGCCTGCCCACCTCGGAGGCGAGACATGAGCATGCCGACCTACCCGTTGCGCATCGAGGGCCGCATCGACCCGGGCCTGAGCCGGTGGCTGTGGCTGCTGAAGTGGCTGCTCGTCATCCCGCACGTCATCGTGCTGCTGGTGCTGTGGCTCGTCTTCGCCGTGCTGACGTTCGTCGCCTTCGTGATGATCCTGGTGACGGCCCGCTACCCCCGGCCGCTGTTCGACTTCAACGTGGGCGTGCTGCGCTGGGGCTGGCGGGTGTCCTTCTACTCGTACGGAGTCCTGGGCACCGACCGCTACCCGCCGTTCACCCTGGCCGACGTGCCCGACTACCCGGCCCGCCTGACCGTCGACTACCCCGAGCGCCTCTCCCGCGGGCTGGTGCTCGTCAAGTGGTGGCTGCTCGTCTTCCCGCAGGCGCTCGTGACCACGATCCTCGTCGGGGGCTCCGTGTGGGCCAGCAACTCCTGGGACGAGGGCGGCTCGCAGGTGTGGCAGTCGAACCCCGGGTTGATCCCGCTGCTCGTCCTGTTCTCCGCCGTCGCGCTGCTGTGCAACGGCCGGTACCCGAGCTCGCTGTTCGACCTGGTCGTGGGGCTGCAGCGATGGACGATGCGGGTCAGCGCCTACGCCGCGCTGATGACCGACGAGTACCCGCCGTTCCGCCTCGACCAGGGCGGGGACGACCCGCCGATGGGTCCAGGCCTGCCTGCGGGACCCCCGCCCCAGGCCGGGTCCGCCTAGCGCGCGGGCGCCTCGTCGCCCGTCACCGCGCCGCCCGCTGGCCGAGGTGCGCGGCGAGCTCGTCGAGGGCGCTGCCCCACCCCTCGTGGACGCCGGCCTCCTCGAGGGCGGGGTCGACGCCGCGCAGGTCGAACGTCATGCGCGTGCCCGAGCCCGCGGCCTCGAAGGTCACGGTGATCAGCGGGGCGTCGTCGGGGTCCGCCTCCGGGCGTCCCCAGGTGAAGGCGAGCCGCTGGGGCTCCTCGACCTCGCGGTAGACACCCCCGGTGGGGTACCGCTCGCCCGTCTCGTCGTCGACCATCGTGTACGCGTACCGCCCGCCGACGCGCGCGTCGATCGAGACGGTCTCGCGTGGGGTGTGGACGCCGCGCGGGTGCCACCAGGCGGCGGCCTCGTCCGGGTCGGTCCATGCCTGCCACAGGTCCTGCGGGGTGGCGTCGAAGTCGCGCACGATGGTGAAGCCCTGCGTCATGTCGATCATGGCTGGTCCTCTCTGCGTGAGCGGAGGTGCTGCTCGAGGATGTCGAAGCGCTCGGTCCAGTCGGCGCGGTGGCGGGCGATCCACGCGGAGGCGTCGTCGAGCCCCTCCTCGCGGGCGGCGCACACCCGCCACTGCGCGTCCACCGTGCGGGTGAGCAGCCCGGCGGCCTCGAGGACCGCCAGGTGCTGGGACACGGCCGGCCTGCTGATCGGGTAGTGCTCTGCCAGCTCGCCCACGGTGAGCGGGCGTTCGGCCAGTCGCGTGAGGATGTCCCTGCGGGTGGGGTCGGCCAGGGCGCTGAACACCCGGCTCAGGGGATCGCCCGCGGCCCGCACGGTCATCATCTCCTTATGTAAGCGAACACTTACAGGCTAGCGCGGGCGGTGCGGGTGCGCGAGGTCTCGCGGTCGCGGGCCTGTGCCGCCGGTAGTATCCGAGGCCGTCCCCCGACGTCCGAGCGCGGAGCGGGGGCGTGGCGTGCGCGGAGGCGACGCGCGACGGACACGACCGTGATGTCGGACAGACGGGGGCGCGACGCCGATGGGCACCGACTCGGGTGCGTGGGAACGACCCGGACGCTCGGTCGGCGTGCGGGATGTCGCCGCGATGGCCGGCGTCTCGCTCGGCACCGTCTCGAACGTGATGAACCACCCCGAGCGTGTCGGGCCGGAGACGCGCGACCGGGTCACGGTGGCGATGCGCTCGCTGGGGTTCGTGCCCTCGCGCGCGGCAGGGCAGCTGCGCAGCCGACGGTCGGAGCTCATCGGCGTAGTCGTGCCCGACGTGGGCAATCCGTTCTGGGCGACCATGCTGCGCGGCGTGGAGACGGTGGCGGACGGGGCCGGGCTGACCATGGTGGTGGGGTCCACGCACCAGGACCCCGAGCGTCAGCGGCACGTGCTGCACGTCCTTGAGAGCCAGGGCGTCGACGGCCTGGTGATCGCGCCGATCGTGGACCGGGCGGCGGACTGGGGCTCGTTCGAGGATCGCCGCTTCGGCGTGGTGACGCTCGAGCGGCAGGCGGCCGGCTCCGCGGGGGCATGGGTGAGCCTGGACAACGTCGAGGGGGCACGGCTGGCCATGGGCCATCTGCTCGACCTGGGGCACCGGCGCATCGCGCTGGTGAACGGCCCGTCCTCGGTCTCCTGGTGCGCCGAGCGCCGTGCGGGCGTGGTGACCGCGATGGCCGAGCGAGGCCTCGGCGAGGCCGACGTGCTCGTCGACGTGGTGGTCGACGACCTGACAGTCTCGGAGGGTGCGGCGGCGATCGCGCCGCTGCTGGACGACCGGAGCGTCAGCGCGGTGATGTGCGTCAACGACATGCTGGCGCTCGGCGCGCTGCTGGCGATGCAGGAGCGCGGGCTTCGCGTGCCGCAGGACGTGGCCTTGGTGGGGTACGACGACGCCGACTTCGCGCCTGCCCTGAACCCGCCTCTGACCACCGTGCGGCAGCCCGCGTATGACATGGGGGTCGCTGCCGCAGGGCTGCTGCTGCGCGCCGACCAGCGGGCCCCCGGTGAGCATGTGGAGTTCGAGCCCCAGCTGGTGATCCGAGGATCGAGCGGTCCCGCACCCGGATGATTCGTCCAGCCCGACCCGGTTCGCGCGGCGCCGTCACCGAACTGTGACCTGCCTCAGTTGACTTCGGACGGCGTGCGAGTCAGTCTTGAACCGGTTCAGCGTGAACCGGTTCAACGCCAGTCGCGCCGCGCCGCACCTGTGCCGATGACGCCACTCGCGTCGAGGCACCCGCACGATCCAACGGAGGATTCTGTGACCCGGGACCACGTGAGCCGTCGCGAGTACGACGAGTGGCTCAACGAGGCGGCGAGCCTCGCCCGCGCGCTGCGCTACCCCATTACCCCGGAGATGGTGAACGACAGCGCTGGCATCATCTTCGGCGACGACCAGTATGAGGCCTTCACGAACGGCCTGTGGTCCCGCGAGCCCTACGAGCTCATGGTGATCTTCGAGTCGCTCAACGAGGCGGCCGTGGACGGCCTGCCCGCGGCGGGCGCCGCGCACGCCGAGTACAGCGGCCTGTGCGACAAGCTGATGATCGTGCACCCGGGCAAGTTCTGCCCTCCGCACTTCCACCAGCGCAAGACGGAGAGCTACGAGGTCGTCCTCGGCGAGATGGAGGTCTTCTACTCGCCCACCCCCGTCGCCGTCGGCGACGAGGAGGTCCTCTCGTTCAGCCCGATGCCCGCTGGCGAGCCGTGGCCCGAGGGCGTCGCCCTCGCCGCCGGGCGCGAGGACTCCTACGCCGAGCTCACCAGCTATGCGCGCCTGCGCGCTGGCGATCCCAAGTTCGTCATGCACCGTAAGCACCTGCACGCCTTCCGGTGCCCGGCCGACTCTCCGGTTCCCCTCGTGGTGCGAGAGGTCTCGACCTACAGCCACGAGCCCACCGAGCACGCCCACGACAAGCCGGCGCCGCTGCCGTCCTGGTCGGGCCTGCACGACAACGCGTTCGTGTCCCCGGCCGCCAACAGCGGTCGCCTCACGACCGTCATCCGCTGACCGGCCCGGTCCGCGCCCCACCGAATTTGCCCCACCCGTCAAAGGAGACACCCCGTGCGTAACCTGACTCGTGCCGTCGCGCTC
The sequence above is a segment of the Cellulomonas chengniuliangii genome. Coding sequences within it:
- a CDS encoding DUF4389 domain-containing protein, which gives rise to MSMPTYPLRIEGRIDPGLSRWLWLLKWLLVIPHVIVLLVLWLVFAVLTFVAFVMILVTARYPRPLFDFNVGVLRWGWRVSFYSYGVLGTDRYPPFTLADVPDYPARLTVDYPERLSRGLVLVKWWLLVFPQALVTTILVGGSVWASNSWDEGGSQVWQSNPGLIPLLVLFSAVALLCNGRYPSSLFDLVVGLQRWTMRVSAYAALMTDEYPPFRLDQGGDDPPMGPGLPAGPPPQAGSA
- a CDS encoding MFS transporter produces the protein MIPPAPDADPTPTVDGTQAPTGAALTLDEAPGLTEPDKPGWRRDATLFLGGQTISLFGSMLVQYAIMWHLTLETKSGSVLALAAVFGFLPQAVVSVFAGVWADRLNRKVMIMAADASIALTTLALALLMVAGSDDLWLIYATLAVRSIGAGIQTPAVAALIPQLVPTAKLMRVNGINGSIQAAMMLLAPAVAAGVYASASIVAIFFIDVVTAAIGIGLLALIHVSRVVRADLAPGEKLGYFDDLVDGLRYVHRHPFVRWLLGFYAVVFVLAVAPSNLTPLMVVRTFGEEVWKLTATELAFSIGMTLGGVLLAAWGGLKNRMAMIVGATFAFGGLSIAMGLSTNMWVFFGFMFLVGLVVPFFSTTSMTLLQETVEPERHGRVFGIVGIVMALAMPFGMAVLGPLADRFRVESLLIAAGGLTLVVLAVAVLAPSGRRAMQAVRASDTVSDAPAGQSSSDAP
- a CDS encoding SRPBCC family protein encodes the protein MIDMTQGFTIVRDFDATPQDLWQAWTDPDEAAAWWHPRGVHTPRETVSIDARVGGRYAYTMVDDETGERYPTGGVYREVEEPQRLAFTWGRPEADPDDAPLITVTFEAAGSGTRMTFDLRGVDPALEEAGVHEGWGSALDELAAHLGQRAAR
- a CDS encoding ArsR/SmtB family transcription factor gives rise to the protein MMTVRAAGDPLSRVFSALADPTRRDILTRLAERPLTVGELAEHYPISRPAVSQHLAVLEAAGLLTRTVDAQWRVCAAREEGLDDASAWIARHRADWTERFDILEQHLRSRREDQP
- a CDS encoding DUF6297 family protein — encoded protein: MATTVTEVGLPSGRAIRRWTRRRGRARSDAPLSEFFGDVYTGVFAVVMATSIVISLSSDVARQGGTGPATLPGPGPGLQAEWLVMLPALAAVAAFTGVVVRLGPLALSGPEGVWWLPLAVERRTLLRPMAARWPAVGAVLGGVAGAAVAVATGSPAIVIVGSALLGAAFTVGLVIAAGMTQRAPATHRAIRVSADLTLAAVPVTGLAVALAGVPAPAPGPGLVTPAVVAAAVAVALAARWERGLDAVPGAHLRARGVVADEALVAVLSLDPRGLGRALAVREERSGRARSSSMSWLARVPRRARPAAALVTADALLLMRTPRHIAQVILSATLPGLALLAAKPSTVAVSATVLIGAYVAALAAADGARQAHMSPVLDSALPLSHSAVRLLRLVAPTVVMTGWMSAVTVMVGWRHGDLAGWVLLGLASAPVWAAAVVRAAYRPLPDFTGPQIDTPLGPLPPGGSAAMMQGPDVALVGASPWVVALLIGAVPPFVLVLQAVLAAAAIALTARPRRTVPPGRR
- a CDS encoding MMPL family transporter, whose translation is MAELLYRLGRTAARRARTVIVAWLVVLVGVGAAYLVGAGTLASSFTIPGTPTEEVTARLQTAFPEASGGTGSVVFSTDDGSALTPEQQAAISAKVAEASQVDGVETVVDPFATEAQRAEQQQQIDGGAAQLVAARAELDAGQAQLDAAQGQLDAARVQAEVGGMLAQAQPQLDAQQAAIDAQQEALDAGRAELDAQAAQLAQGASLLKMASEIRTVSEDGSAAIATVMFTEQQMAVTQETKDAVTAIFPGDAVPGVETDVSSELTAAVPELLGVGEIVGLVVAAIVLVVMLGTLVGAGLPLLTALIGVGIGVLAAMSFSGVVDMVSVTPILGVMLGLAVGIDYSLFIINRHRRQLKQGYDVRESIALANGTSGNAVVFAGATVLIALLALNVTGIPFLGLMGTVAAGCILVAVLIAITLTPALLSLVGMRILSRRERARLGAAHNAPGAGPTPQAAPATPMSTRGAVLRALACVGALVVVALPATSLQLNLPDGSSEAPDSTQYQAYSTVAEKFGAGQNGPLLVVADLPEGTTEDQALAYQAQVADELFAQDGVVAVAPIGAAEDLSLAAFQVVPADGPTAESTADLVHALRDLPPIDGQVELGVAGQASGNIDISDKLSSALPVYLGVVVGLSLIILIIVFRSILVPVIATFGFILSFFAALGGVVAIYQWGWLSGVFGVDSPGPILNFLPTLLVGILFGLAMDYQLFLGSGMREAYAHGAPARRAIVEGARAGRAVVTAAAIIMVSVFGGFVFSHSAMIRPIGFALAFGVLLDAFVVRMLLVPALMHLAGDKAWWLPRWLDRLLPDVDVEGAALERRHPHAEPRESVTTP
- a CDS encoding LacI family DNA-binding transcriptional regulator, which translates into the protein MRDVAAMAGVSLGTVSNVMNHPERVGPETRDRVTVAMRSLGFVPSRAAGQLRSRRSELIGVVVPDVGNPFWATMLRGVETVADGAGLTMVVGSTHQDPERQRHVLHVLESQGVDGLVIAPIVDRAADWGSFEDRRFGVVTLERQAAGSAGAWVSLDNVEGARLAMGHLLDLGHRRIALVNGPSSVSWCAERRAGVVTAMAERGLGEADVLVDVVVDDLTVSEGAAAIAPLLDDRSVSAVMCVNDMLALGALLAMQERGLRVPQDVALVGYDDADFAPALNPPLTTVRQPAYDMGVAAAGLLLRADQRAPGEHVEFEPQLVIRGSSGPAPG
- a CDS encoding TetR/AcrR family transcriptional regulator, producing MTAPPTDRRAALKERHRRAIVEAAAALTRETGGTSFTVEQLAERADVSRRTVFNHFGSLEDVVTAVCVDVLGPAVDDFASGLQGSPAPDGATLLDELAQLLRSADLVTPLSYLTRVVGAGGARTSPRQAQLMLRAASDVSERLSAQMARRHPEVDPFDVDVLIASLIGGLAVIQRRWADETGASDDPESRAVWSALVDRLIQTARGSSAGPPPAR